One part of the Cystobacter ferrugineus genome encodes these proteins:
- a CDS encoding efflux RND transporter periplasmic adaptor subunit, with the protein MDIPRPTKNRRRASLLYGALLLGALVLITFGMSQLGQAAPEVDGASVWIDSVKQGEMVRQVVGPGTLVPENFRWITADTAGRIEHLPLRPGASVKEDTQLMELSNPDVALQALEAERQLAVAEGEWMALKEELEMQRLEEESSLARLSTEQVTTRRRAESTTALGEKQYIASVEMLELNEKSQELGQQLQLQQRRLEVISRSMANRLAAQRAQVQRLKAVVDFRRGQVESMKVRARTDGLLQELSVELGQWVTPGMVLAKVIQPGVLKAVLRVPETLAKDVQPGQLVKVDTRTAIVPGKVARVAPAAVQGTVLVEVSLEGELPAGARPDLSVEGTIELERLDGVLNVGRPAGAQPSSTMELFRLTADGTYAERVKVHLGRSSVNTIEVLDGLAAGDRVILSDMSAWSEAPRVRVQ; encoded by the coding sequence ATGGACATTCCAAGGCCCACCAAGAACCGTCGCCGTGCCTCGTTGCTCTACGGAGCGCTGCTCCTCGGGGCGCTCGTCTTGATCACGTTCGGCATGAGCCAGTTGGGTCAGGCGGCACCGGAGGTGGATGGCGCCTCGGTGTGGATCGACAGCGTCAAGCAGGGGGAGATGGTGCGGCAGGTGGTGGGCCCCGGCACGCTGGTTCCCGAGAACTTCCGGTGGATCACCGCCGACACGGCCGGCCGCATCGAGCACCTGCCGCTGCGCCCGGGCGCCAGCGTCAAGGAGGACACGCAGCTCATGGAGCTGTCCAACCCCGACGTGGCGCTGCAGGCGCTGGAGGCCGAGCGCCAGCTCGCCGTGGCCGAGGGGGAGTGGATGGCCCTCAAGGAGGAGCTGGAGATGCAGCGGCTGGAGGAGGAGTCGAGCCTGGCCCGGCTGAGCACGGAGCAGGTCACCACCCGGCGGCGCGCCGAGAGCACTACGGCCCTGGGCGAGAAGCAGTACATCGCGTCCGTGGAAATGCTGGAGCTGAATGAGAAGTCCCAGGAGCTGGGGCAACAGCTCCAACTGCAACAGCGGCGCCTGGAGGTGATTTCCCGTAGCATGGCGAACCGGCTGGCGGCGCAGCGCGCGCAGGTGCAGCGCCTCAAGGCCGTGGTGGACTTCCGCCGCGGCCAGGTCGAGTCGATGAAGGTGCGCGCCCGGACGGACGGCCTCCTGCAGGAGCTGAGCGTGGAGCTGGGCCAGTGGGTGACGCCGGGCATGGTGCTGGCCAAGGTCATCCAACCGGGGGTGCTCAAGGCCGTGCTGCGCGTGCCGGAGACGCTGGCCAAGGACGTGCAGCCGGGCCAGTTGGTGAAGGTGGACACCCGCACCGCGATCGTCCCCGGCAAGGTGGCGCGCGTCGCCCCGGCGGCCGTCCAGGGCACGGTGCTCGTGGAGGTGTCGCTCGAGGGCGAGCTGCCCGCGGGCGCCCGGCCGGACTTGAGCGTGGAGGGAACCATCGAGCTGGAGCGGTTGGACGGAGTGCTCAACGTGGGTCGCCCCGCGGGGGCCCAGCCCTCCTCCACCATGGAGTTGTTCCGCCTGACGGCGGACGGCACGTACGCCGAACGGGTGAAAGTCCACCTCGGGCGCAGTTCCGTGAATACCATCGAGGTGCTCGATGGACTGGCGGCGGGCGATCGCGTCATCCTGTCGGACATGTCGGCGTGGAGCGAGGCTCCTCGAGTGAGGGTTCAATGA
- a CDS encoding ABC transporter ATP-binding protein, with amino-acid sequence MSEAAPAPNAASAPNAAPAPKDLLRMEGVTKIFVTDEMETHALSNIQLSIKTGEWVAIVGPSGSGKSTLLGILGLLDSPSKGTYLLNEEAVSGLSPSQLAYVRNRHIGFIFQSFNLIGDLTVYENVELPLIYRGMPPAERKQRVEAALERVGVSHRARHMPGQLSGGQQQRVAVARAVAGEPLLLLADEPTGNLDSRNGQMVMDLLRQLHESGSTICMVTHDIAQARQASRTISLFDGRIVEDQPRA; translated from the coding sequence ATGAGCGAAGCGGCACCGGCCCCCAATGCGGCATCAGCCCCCAATGCGGCACCAGCTCCCAAGGATCTGCTGCGCATGGAGGGCGTCACGAAGATCTTCGTCACCGACGAGATGGAGACCCATGCTCTCTCCAACATCCAATTGAGCATCAAGACGGGCGAGTGGGTGGCCATCGTCGGCCCTTCTGGTTCGGGCAAGAGCACGCTGCTGGGCATCCTCGGACTGCTCGACAGCCCCTCCAAGGGCACGTACCTGCTCAACGAGGAGGCGGTGTCCGGGTTGTCGCCCTCGCAACTGGCCTATGTGCGCAACCGCCACATCGGCTTCATCTTCCAGAGCTTCAACCTCATTGGCGATCTGACGGTCTACGAGAACGTGGAGCTGCCGCTCATCTACCGGGGAATGCCCCCGGCCGAGCGCAAGCAGCGGGTGGAGGCGGCCCTGGAGCGCGTGGGGGTGTCCCACCGCGCCAGGCACATGCCCGGGCAACTCTCCGGCGGACAGCAGCAGCGCGTGGCCGTGGCCCGCGCCGTGGCCGGAGAGCCGTTGCTGCTCCTGGCGGACGAGCCCACGGGCAACCTCGATTCGAGGAATGGTCAGATGGTCATGGATCTGCTGCGGCAACTGCACGAGAGTGGCTCGACCATCTGCATGGTGACCCACGACATCGCTCAAGCCCGGCAGGCCTCGCGCACCATCAGCCTCTTCGACGGGCGCATCGTCGAGGATCAGCCCCGCGCCTGA
- a CDS encoding sigma-54-dependent transcriptional regulator has translation MAPAPEPPSPPLRLLAADDHPDILDALTLLLKRAGIQVVTTNSPAGVLTALEAQEFDTLLLDMNYARDTTSGHEGLDLISRVREREPFVPILVMTAWGNVEAAVEALHRGARDYIQKPWDNARLLATVKIQLELGRALRGTRRPPAPSVGPLQGPLPPLSHESRAMQRVVQLIERVGPSEANVLITGEHGTGKEVVARWLHGLSKRASHALVPVNAGGLAEGVFESELFGHVKGAFTDAKSARVGSFELAHGGTLFLDEVGNMPLGQQAKLLRALQTGEFHAVGSSHVKHANVRVLSATNVSLPQEAQAGRFREDLLYRLNTVEIQLPPLRERREDIAVLATRFLTEQAARYGRPAPVLSARALQALLEHAWPGNVRELEHTMERALLLAQGDTVDVEDLTLKPAVHAPQAPLPDMTLEQAEHYLITRALSRAGGNVTEAAKALGLSRSALYRRLQHFGLKGSG, from the coding sequence GTGGCACCCGCTCCCGAGCCCCCATCCCCCCCGCTGCGGCTGCTCGCCGCGGATGACCATCCCGACATCCTCGATGCGCTGACGCTGCTGCTCAAGCGCGCGGGTATCCAGGTGGTCACCACCAATTCCCCCGCGGGTGTGCTGACGGCGCTGGAGGCCCAGGAGTTCGACACGCTGCTGCTGGACATGAACTACGCGCGCGACACCACCTCGGGCCACGAGGGGTTGGATCTGATCTCCCGGGTGCGCGAGCGTGAGCCATTCGTGCCGATATTGGTGATGACCGCCTGGGGCAATGTGGAAGCGGCCGTGGAGGCACTCCACCGGGGCGCGCGCGACTACATCCAGAAGCCCTGGGACAATGCCCGGCTGCTGGCCACGGTGAAGATCCAGCTCGAGCTCGGCCGGGCACTGCGTGGCACCCGCCGTCCACCGGCGCCGTCCGTGGGGCCGCTCCAGGGGCCGCTGCCGCCCCTCTCCCACGAGTCACGCGCCATGCAGCGCGTGGTGCAGCTCATCGAGCGCGTGGGCCCCTCCGAGGCCAACGTCCTCATCACCGGGGAGCATGGGACGGGCAAGGAGGTCGTCGCCCGCTGGCTGCACGGCCTGTCCAAGCGGGCCTCGCACGCGCTGGTGCCGGTCAACGCGGGAGGGCTCGCGGAGGGTGTTTTCGAGAGCGAGCTGTTCGGTCACGTGAAGGGCGCCTTCACCGACGCGAAGAGCGCGCGGGTGGGCAGCTTCGAGCTGGCCCACGGAGGCACGCTCTTCCTCGACGAGGTGGGCAACATGCCCCTGGGACAGCAGGCGAAGCTGTTGCGCGCCCTGCAGACCGGAGAGTTCCACGCCGTCGGCTCGTCGCACGTGAAGCACGCCAACGTGCGCGTCCTGTCCGCCACCAACGTGTCGCTTCCGCAAGAGGCCCAGGCGGGGCGCTTCCGCGAGGATCTGCTCTACCGGCTCAACACCGTGGAGATCCAACTACCCCCGCTGCGCGAGCGGCGCGAGGACATCGCCGTGCTGGCCACGCGCTTCCTCACGGAGCAGGCGGCGCGCTATGGTCGCCCGGCCCCGGTGCTCTCCGCCCGGGCGCTCCAGGCGCTGCTGGAGCATGCCTGGCCCGGCAACGTGCGCGAGCTGGAGCACACCATGGAGCGCGCCCTGCTGCTGGCCCAGGGAGACACGGTGGACGTGGAGGACCTCACCCTCAAGCCGGCGGTCCATGCGCCCCAGGCCCCGCTGCCGGACATGACCCTGGAGCAGGCCGAGCACTACCTCATCACCCGGGCCCTGTCCCGGGCGGGTGGCAATGTCACCGAAGCCGCGAAGGCCCTGGGGTTGAGCCGCAGCGCGCTCTACCGGCGCCTGCAGCACTTCGGGTTGAAGGGCTCGGGATGA
- a CDS encoding sensor histidine kinase, whose translation MSRGPWLSYTGRVTLLALASGLPGILIALAFLWKAELDTAAQWSLTLLVLGSWIALVRVLREGLARPLRTLSNLLAALREGDYSVRGRLPLASTLANEPFAALLMEFNVLSDTLREQRLGALETDALLRQVMDEMDVALFAFDSARHLRWLNRAGRQLLGEPITRMLDKSASELGLAECLEGEEPRTLTGLFDGRGGPWELRRREFRQGGISHQLVVLTDLQRVIHEEERLAWQRLVRVLGHEINNSLTPIQSIASSLQELVQQTPPPEDREEDLARGLSIIHRRSEALGRFMSAYARLAKLPPPRLAPVDVGTWVRRVAELESRLPVRVREGPAISIQGDGDLLDQLLINLVRNAVDAAMETGGSVVLSWSSSASHVEVWVEDQGPGLSSTTNLFVPFFTTKPTGSGIGLVLGRQIAESHRGSLSLENRHDERGCRARLRLPLRPSAS comes from the coding sequence ATGAGCCGAGGACCCTGGCTCTCGTATACCGGGCGCGTCACCCTGCTCGCGCTCGCCTCCGGGTTGCCCGGAATCCTCATCGCGCTCGCGTTCCTGTGGAAGGCGGAGCTGGATACCGCGGCCCAGTGGTCACTCACCCTCCTGGTGCTCGGTAGCTGGATCGCGCTCGTGCGCGTCCTGCGCGAGGGACTCGCCCGCCCCCTGCGCACGCTGTCCAACCTGCTGGCGGCACTGCGCGAGGGGGACTACTCGGTGCGCGGCCGGCTCCCCTTGGCGAGCACCCTCGCGAATGAGCCCTTCGCGGCCCTCCTCATGGAGTTCAACGTCCTGTCGGACACCCTGCGCGAACAGCGCCTGGGTGCGCTCGAGACCGATGCCCTGCTGCGCCAGGTCATGGACGAGATGGACGTGGCCCTCTTCGCCTTCGACTCCGCGCGCCACCTGCGCTGGCTCAACCGGGCCGGCCGACAGTTGCTCGGTGAGCCCATCACCCGGATGCTGGACAAGTCGGCCTCGGAGCTGGGCCTCGCCGAGTGTCTCGAGGGTGAGGAGCCCCGCACGTTGACGGGACTGTTCGACGGCAGGGGCGGCCCCTGGGAGTTGCGCCGCCGCGAGTTCCGCCAGGGCGGCATCTCCCACCAACTCGTCGTCCTGACGGATCTGCAGCGAGTGATCCACGAGGAGGAGCGTCTGGCGTGGCAGCGCCTGGTGCGCGTGCTCGGGCATGAAATCAACAACTCGCTCACGCCCATCCAGTCCATCGCGAGCAGCCTCCAGGAGCTGGTCCAGCAGACGCCGCCACCGGAGGACAGGGAGGAGGACCTGGCGCGGGGCCTGTCCATCATCCACCGCCGCTCCGAGGCGCTGGGCCGGTTCATGTCCGCCTATGCCCGCCTGGCGAAGCTGCCCCCGCCCCGGCTCGCGCCCGTGGATGTGGGGACCTGGGTGCGTCGCGTGGCGGAGCTGGAGTCCCGGCTGCCCGTGCGCGTGCGCGAGGGGCCCGCCATCAGCATCCAAGGGGATGGGGATCTGCTCGATCAGCTCCTCATCAACCTGGTGCGCAACGCCGTGGACGCGGCGATGGAGACGGGTGGGAGCGTCGTCCTGTCCTGGAGCAGCTCGGCGTCGCACGTGGAGGTGTGGGTGGAGGATCAAGGGCCGGGCCTGTCGTCGACCACCAACCTCTTCGTGCCCTTCTTCACCACCAAGCCCACGGGCTCGGGCATCGGCCTGGTGCTCGGCCGGCAGATCGCCGAGTCCCACCGGGGCAGCCTCTCCCTGGAGAACCGGCACGACGAGCGCGGATGCCGTGCCCGGCTGCGGCTGCCCCTGCGCCCGTCCGCGAGCTAA
- a CDS encoding SRPBCC family protein — protein sequence MRSYGATAERLWACWTQPAHLRRWWGPHGWLVDIFELDARPGGSWRYRLRPDGEHELDEEQWGRAVYRVVDEPRRLEFDDAFTDPAGVPIEGSEMPTAVRIVAMRDRTTVTITVAFAAAEQLEQAEALGMVEGFADALERLDTMLAAEVDT from the coding sequence ATGCGCTCATACGGCGCTACCGCCGAACGGCTCTGGGCCTGCTGGACCCAGCCGGCGCACCTGCGCAGGTGGTGGGGTCCGCACGGCTGGCTCGTCGACATCTTCGAGCTCGACGCACGACCGGGCGGATCGTGGCGCTATCGCCTGCGGCCCGACGGCGAACACGAACTCGATGAAGAACAGTGGGGGCGGGCGGTGTACCGAGTGGTCGACGAACCCCGGCGTCTCGAGTTCGACGACGCGTTCACCGATCCGGCGGGTGTGCCGATCGAGGGAAGCGAGATGCCGACGGCAGTGCGGATCGTCGCGATGCGCGACCGCACGACCGTCACGATCACTGTCGCGTTCGCCGCGGCCGAGCAGCTCGAGCAGGCCGAGGCGCTCGGCATGGTCGAGGGGTTCGCCGATGCCCTCGAACGGCTCGACACCATGCTCGCCGCAGAGGTGGACACATGA
- a CDS encoding alpha/beta fold hydrolase: protein MTKTDAASALTEGTVESADGTTIAFERSGAGPVLVLVAQALADRKDHRKLAQMLATTHTVVNHDRRGRGASTDAGSWEIAREVEDIEALIDAHGGSAALFGASSGAMLALDAAAALPTKVTRVAAYEAPVIVDDRRPPVPRELADRLTEFVRGGRGSRAVTEFNRVALGAPAFMVAAMRLMVPVWRSMVAMAPTTVYDARLCAGLQDGAPLTTARWASLDVPALVLVGDKGESFMQSGSVALAAHIGADRKVVPNAHHGTPVMKPAVLMPALNAFLA, encoded by the coding sequence ATGACGAAGACGGATGCCGCATCGGCCCTCACCGAGGGGACGGTCGAGTCGGCGGATGGAACCACGATCGCGTTCGAGCGTTCCGGAGCCGGTCCGGTGCTCGTACTCGTCGCGCAAGCGCTCGCGGATCGAAAGGATCACCGCAAACTCGCACAGATGCTCGCCACGACGCACACGGTAGTGAACCACGACCGGCGCGGACGAGGCGCGAGCACCGACGCGGGATCGTGGGAGATCGCCCGCGAGGTCGAGGACATCGAAGCGCTCATCGACGCGCACGGCGGCTCCGCCGCACTGTTCGGCGCGTCCTCTGGTGCGATGCTCGCGCTCGACGCAGCGGCCGCGTTGCCGACGAAGGTGACGCGCGTCGCGGCGTACGAAGCTCCCGTGATCGTCGACGACCGGCGCCCTCCGGTTCCACGCGAGCTCGCGGACCGACTGACGGAGTTCGTGCGAGGAGGTCGTGGGTCGCGCGCGGTGACGGAGTTCAATCGGGTCGCGCTCGGCGCGCCGGCGTTCATGGTCGCCGCGATGCGGCTCATGGTGCCAGTCTGGCGCTCGATGGTCGCGATGGCGCCGACGACGGTCTACGACGCTCGCCTTTGCGCCGGGCTGCAGGACGGCGCGCCGCTCACCACCGCCCGGTGGGCCTCGCTTGACGTGCCCGCGCTCGTGCTGGTCGGAGACAAGGGCGAATCGTTCATGCAGAGCGGGAGCGTAGCGCTGGCGGCGCACATCGGCGCGGATCGCAAGGTCGTTCCGAACGCGCACCACGGCACGCCCGTCATGAAGCCCGCCGTGCTCATGCCGGCGCTGAACGCGTTCCTCGCGTGA
- a CDS encoding LysR family transcriptional regulator: MGTPDLNLLPLFVAVAETWSMSAAARKLGIPKSSVSRGVAALEASLGVQLFHRSTRKVALTTAGTAFYEKVRPVVATLRDITGGLPEQEAEPSGELRITSPMDMGLTFLAQLAAEFSARYPGIQLDIRPTNRTVDLVGEGFDAALRVAMKLTDSTLVARRLSGLESAIYAAPTYLARRGVPRTFADVASHDWVAFSQWKRLPPPLVSPPSPRLVTDDLLFVHRAIREGLGLGLIPTFLARQDVTAGLLVRVLPTWTLKAGSLFFVHPPTEHVPRKVAAFRDFLIAFIEANPLMASSD, translated from the coding sequence ATGGGAACGCCCGACCTGAACCTCCTGCCGTTGTTCGTGGCGGTCGCCGAGACGTGGAGCATGTCCGCGGCGGCCCGGAAGCTGGGGATTCCGAAGTCCTCGGTGAGCCGGGGGGTCGCGGCGCTCGAGGCATCGCTCGGCGTGCAGCTCTTCCACCGCAGCACGCGCAAGGTGGCGCTGACCACGGCGGGGACCGCGTTCTACGAGAAGGTACGGCCCGTCGTCGCCACCCTGCGCGACATCACCGGGGGCCTGCCCGAGCAGGAGGCGGAGCCATCCGGTGAGCTGCGCATCACCTCGCCCATGGACATGGGGCTCACCTTCCTCGCGCAGCTCGCGGCGGAGTTCTCCGCGCGCTACCCGGGCATCCAGCTCGACATCCGGCCCACCAACCGCACCGTGGACCTCGTGGGCGAGGGCTTCGACGCGGCCCTGCGCGTCGCCATGAAGCTCACCGACTCGACGCTCGTGGCCCGGAGGCTCAGTGGCCTGGAGAGCGCCATCTACGCGGCGCCCACCTACCTCGCGCGGCGAGGCGTCCCCCGCACCTTCGCGGACGTGGCCTCGCACGACTGGGTGGCCTTCAGCCAGTGGAAGCGCTTGCCCCCACCGCTCGTGTCGCCCCCGAGCCCACGCCTCGTCACCGATGATCTGCTGTTCGTGCACCGGGCGATTCGCGAGGGATTGGGGCTCGGGCTGATTCCCACCTTCCTGGCGCGGCAGGACGTGACGGCCGGACTGCTCGTCCGGGTGCTCCCCACGTGGACCCTCAAGGCCGGGAGCCTCTTCTTCGTCCACCCCCCCACCGAGCACGTGCCGCGCAAGGTCGCCGCCTTCCGCGACTTCCTCATCGCCTTCATCGAGGCCAACCCGCTGATGGCCAGCAGCGACTGA
- a CDS encoding DODA-type extradiol aromatic ring-opening family dioxygenase: MSDESEDGVTRRTALVGGLAGAAGIAALAGSAERRTTAPGERMPVVFIPHGGGPWPFVELGFNDKPGFTALADYLRSLRSVPKTAPRALLVISAHWEEAVPTVMTSARPPMLYDYYGFPPASYEITWPAPGHPQLAERVRELLGAAGFQTATDAYRGYDHGTFIPLKLTYPDADIPTVQLSLVHGLDPAEHLALGRALAPLRDEGVFIIGSGMSYHNLRAGFGPRTQPIAEAFDAWLRETATLEPKERDARLARWEQAPASRLSHPREEHLLPLMVITGAAGADHGTVAYNGTFMGTRLSAIHFA, encoded by the coding sequence ATGAGTGACGAGAGCGAGGATGGAGTGACGCGGCGCACGGCGCTGGTGGGGGGCCTGGCCGGAGCGGCGGGGATCGCCGCGCTGGCGGGCTCGGCCGAGCGGCGGACAACCGCCCCTGGCGAGCGCATGCCCGTCGTCTTCATTCCGCACGGCGGCGGTCCGTGGCCGTTCGTCGAGCTGGGCTTCAACGACAAGCCGGGGTTCACCGCCCTGGCGGACTACCTGCGGTCGCTGCGGAGCGTGCCGAAGACGGCGCCTCGGGCGCTCCTGGTCATCTCCGCGCACTGGGAGGAGGCGGTGCCCACGGTGATGACCAGCGCCCGTCCGCCCATGCTCTACGACTACTACGGTTTTCCGCCCGCCTCGTATGAGATCACCTGGCCCGCGCCCGGCCATCCCCAGCTCGCGGAGCGCGTGCGGGAGCTGCTCGGGGCGGCGGGCTTCCAGACGGCCACCGACGCGTACCGGGGCTATGACCACGGCACCTTCATTCCGCTCAAGCTGACCTACCCGGACGCGGACATACCCACGGTCCAGTTGTCGCTCGTGCACGGGTTGGATCCCGCGGAGCACCTGGCCCTGGGACGCGCGCTCGCGCCGCTGCGCGACGAGGGCGTGTTCATCATCGGCAGCGGCATGTCGTACCACAACCTGCGCGCGGGCTTCGGTCCGCGCACCCAGCCCATCGCCGAGGCGTTCGACGCGTGGCTGCGCGAGACGGCCACCCTGGAGCCCAAGGAGCGCGATGCCCGGCTGGCGCGCTGGGAGCAGGCCCCCGCCAGCCGCCTGTCCCACCCCCGCGAGGAGCACCTGCTGCCCCTGATGGTCATCACCGGGGCGGCGGGAGCGGATCACGGCACCGTCGCCTACAACGGGACCTTCATGGGCACGCGGCTGTCGGCGATCCACTTCGCCTGA
- a CDS encoding cupredoxin domain-containing protein, with product MKTILMGALAALALTAAMPTAAHGGATKAAPESKPAAAPADKNGVRTVELTVTSKGFEPANVQVKAGHPVRLVVTRKTDKTCATELILEDLGVNQPLPLDTPVTVEFTPSETGTLRYACAMDHISGIVTVQ from the coding sequence ATGAAGACAATCCTGATGGGAGCCCTCGCGGCCCTTGCCCTGACCGCCGCCATGCCAACCGCCGCTCATGGGGGAGCGACCAAGGCAGCCCCCGAGAGCAAGCCCGCCGCTGCCCCGGCCGACAAGAACGGAGTCCGCACCGTGGAACTCACGGTGACGTCCAAGGGCTTCGAGCCGGCGAACGTGCAGGTGAAGGCGGGACACCCGGTCCGCCTCGTGGTGACTCGCAAGACGGACAAGACGTGCGCCACGGAGCTCATCCTGGAAGACCTGGGCGTCAACCAGCCACTCCCCCTGGACACGCCGGTGACGGTGGAGTTCACCCCGAGCGAGACGGGCACGTTGCGCTATGCCTGCGCGATGGACCACATCAGCGGGATCGTCACCGTCCAATAG
- a CDS encoding sigma-54-dependent transcriptional regulator: protein METRGRVLVVDDKENILKLFARLLGDTYEVTCAEDGARALALVAAREFDVVVSDVRMPGADGFEVLRAVKSRYPDTEVVMMTGYATVPDAVEAMRAGAFDYLQKPFLPEAPVELVARAMERRRLRLQAEVLGPPSPGTGFSFTGAVGRSAAMQEAHRLIEQAARLDITVLLTGETGTGKELAARAVHLNSARRERPFVAVNCGALPTELVESELFGHARGAFTGAAQARAGLFEEAQGGTLFLDEVGELPLSAQVKLLRVLQEKEVRRVGETRPVQVDVRVVAATHRDLRAAAAQGRFREDLFYRLNVFPVQLPPLRERKEDIALLAAHLLDKHCKAMGRTLEGSTPEALRVLTGYPWPGNVRELENALMRAVAVAAGPHVTERDLPPEVRERQEGALPGGAAKQLPYRDALDLARDRFTREYLTALLRDFEGNVTRAAEHAGIERESLHRLLKRHGIRSEDFKPR from the coding sequence ATGGAGACGCGCGGACGCGTGCTGGTGGTGGACGACAAGGAGAACATCCTCAAGCTCTTCGCCCGGCTGCTGGGTGACACCTATGAGGTGACGTGCGCGGAGGACGGGGCGCGTGCGCTGGCGCTGGTGGCGGCGCGGGAATTCGACGTCGTGGTGTCCGACGTCCGCATGCCAGGGGCGGACGGCTTCGAGGTGCTGCGCGCCGTCAAATCCCGCTACCCCGACACCGAAGTGGTGATGATGACGGGCTACGCCACGGTGCCGGACGCGGTGGAGGCGATGCGGGCGGGCGCCTTCGACTACCTCCAGAAGCCCTTCCTCCCGGAAGCGCCCGTCGAGCTGGTCGCACGGGCGATGGAGCGCCGGCGGCTGCGCCTCCAGGCGGAGGTGCTGGGACCGCCATCGCCGGGCACCGGCTTCTCCTTCACCGGGGCCGTGGGCCGCAGCGCGGCGATGCAGGAGGCGCATCGGCTCATCGAGCAGGCGGCGCGTCTGGACATCACCGTGCTGCTGACGGGCGAGACGGGCACGGGCAAGGAGTTGGCGGCACGTGCCGTCCACCTCAACAGCGCCCGGCGCGAGCGTCCTTTCGTGGCCGTCAACTGTGGGGCCTTGCCGACGGAGCTCGTGGAGAGCGAGCTGTTCGGTCACGCACGGGGGGCGTTCACCGGTGCGGCCCAGGCCAGGGCGGGCCTCTTCGAGGAGGCCCAGGGGGGAACGCTCTTCCTGGACGAGGTGGGGGAGTTGCCGCTGAGCGCACAGGTGAAGCTCCTGCGCGTGCTCCAGGAGAAGGAGGTCCGGCGCGTGGGGGAGACCCGGCCCGTGCAGGTGGACGTGCGAGTGGTGGCGGCCACCCACCGCGACCTGCGTGCCGCGGCGGCCCAGGGACGCTTCCGGGAGGATCTCTTCTACCGTCTCAATGTCTTCCCGGTGCAGTTGCCGCCCCTGCGCGAGCGCAAGGAGGACATTGCGCTGCTGGCGGCCCACCTGCTCGACAAGCACTGCAAGGCGATGGGGCGCACGCTGGAGGGGAGCACCCCGGAGGCCCTGCGCGTCCTCACGGGCTACCCGTGGCCGGGCAACGTGCGTGAGTTGGAGAACGCCCTCATGCGGGCGGTGGCGGTGGCGGCCGGGCCGCACGTGACGGAGCGCGACCTGCCGCCCGAGGTGCGGGAGCGTCAGGAAGGTGCCCTGCCGGGCGGGGCGGCGAAGCAACTGCCCTACCGGGATGCGCTCGACCTGGCCAGGGATCGCTTCACGCGCGAGTACCTCACGGCCCTGCTTCGCGACTTCGAGGGCAACGTCACCCGTGCCGCCGAGCACGCCGGCATCGAGCGCGAGAGCCTGCACCGGTTGCTCAAGCGCCATGGCATCCGCTCCGAGGACTTCAAGCCACGCTAG